From a region of the Armatimonadota bacterium genome:
- a CDS encoding SHOCT domain-containing protein, with protein MTSRDLTVVLLVVLGVLVLLPVLGMTLGGFGMMGPGMMGPGMMGGWGYGRGFGWIGGFGLLTLLLLVAGVVLIVLAFTRREAPNGALEILKQRLARGEITPEQYAELKKTLQ; from the coding sequence ATGACCTCGCGGGATCTGACGGTGGTGTTGCTGGTAGTTCTGGGCGTGCTGGTGCTCCTGCCTGTGCTGGGGATGACCCTGGGCGGGTTCGGGATGATGGGCCCGGGGATGATGGGGCCCGGCATGATGGGCGGCTGGGGATACGGCCGGGGCTTCGGATGGATCGGCGGGTTCGGGCTGCTGACGCTCCTGCTGCTGGTGGCGGGTGTGGTGCTCATCGTGCTGGCCTTCACCCGGCGCGAAGCCCCCAACGGAGCACTGGAGATCCTTAAGCAGCGGCTGGCCCGGGGCGAAATCACTCCGGAGCAGTACGCGGAGCTGAAAAAGACCCTGCAGTAG